A window of Drosophila santomea strain STO CAGO 1482 chromosome X, Prin_Dsan_1.1, whole genome shotgun sequence genomic DNA:
TCAACTTTTTTCAGCCagagtttttgttttaattttctttgacCAACAAACGAATGGATAAATGTGCTTGTGAAAGTTACCAAACGAAGCCAACCAAAAATGCCCGAAAAATTTCCCTTCAATCTTACAGCAACAACTGAGCGGCTACAAGTCGGCCACagccgaagaagaagaagaagaggtaggtaaattgaaaaaattatattttaactTTGATCATAATTTATGCTCAACCTGTTGCTGTGGCTTCGGATATTTGTTGCTGGCTTGCTGGGTTTCTGGTTAGCAACATTGAGATTTGTTCGATCGCCGCAGCTGCGCAtatttgctgttgttgttaagGTCCCACACCACTTTATATTACACGGATAAAAATTGGCTAGACTACGGCTTTGACAGTAAATTACAATGCACTTAACGAGAATATACTTTGAAGGTAAATCTGGAAATctataaacaaaatgtgtACCACATAATtctataaattcaaataaagtTATAGCTATACGATCTTTTACAGTGCACTTCATGGCATGGCTATCCCCCTTCCTCTACGGTGGATCAATCGCAGCCTCATTCGAATTGATTAGCATACTAGTTTTATGTATGTGGAATTTCTTTATAGATAAATGTGAAATATGCTCATAAGGTGGCTGCAGCGGCTGTGCTGTTTCGCTGTTTGGCTGTACGCCACTTCCGCGCCTTAAATGAGGCAACCACCCACTCCTGCAACTCCGACAACGcaccaccccccacccccaaTAAACCCCCACTCCTCCGCTCGTGTGAGCGTAAAACAATTGCGGCACGTTGGGGTTAATGCGTGCAGTGCGCTGGCCAACATAATTAAGgtaaacagaaacagaaaaaacaacaagagggcggcggcggaggaaaCTCAATTAAAGTAAAGCGAAATGTTTAACGAGACTTGTGACAACTCGAGAaagggaaaagcgaaaagggATCGGAGTAGGTTGGGGATtgggaatcggaattggaatcgtAATCGTAATCGGGCAACAGTTGCGCAAGCATTTAGATATTTCCCAGGATAAACAACTAACTGGAACTCTAACGTGACAGGTAGTTGAGGAGAGCAGGTAGTGGGTCTCTATAGATGCCGATCCCTTGCCCCGATCTCCCAGCATTATGGTGTCACGCTCACACATAGCACAAAGCACTAGCACAGAaaactgggaaactgggaaactggaaaactgaaaaacctGCAAAGCAGGAAACAAAGGTCGGCCAAGGGACCTCATCTGGGGCTAGATCTCATCTGCGGCAGGCTCAAGTGCTGTCACGCTGAGTGAGCCGGGTTATAGCGTAAGCCAACGATCCACCCTCGCCTGGCACACTCAGCGAAAAACTGCAGTCCTTTGGTATTAGTTCATTGAATTCATATCACTTGTGATTGCTACGTTACCGTAGTTAATATTGCTGCCATTTAGGAAGGgcatttgaaaacaaaaaacatacaaagAGCTTGTTTCATATTTTCCCTGTGGGCTGGTTAACCACGCTAATGTTTGACCATTTGAAGAGAAGAATGTTTTTTCTGGTGTAGCGTAGCATATCATATACACTAGTTACAGTTACTGCTATAGTTATAGTCACCGTACTCGCTTTTTTGGTTATGCAAGGGGCGTAAATGGAACTGGTCGCTTATAAACGCCTCACTTTTCGCCgcgtttgtttttctttcacGGACTTGCAAGCTTTTTGGGTGCGGTTGGGAAAGGTTGGGAAAGGTCCACCGTTACGTTACATGATCGTCTTATGCGACACTTTTGCACTTTGCCGCTCGACGGACAATTTAATCGAACGCTCCTCATAATCGTGACAGCTCGATCATCACAGATCATCAGGGCTTAATTTGTCAGAgctcgtttcgtttttttattcattttgccATCCACTTGTTGTGCGATAGGTTTAATCAGCACTTTTAGGTGCAAAATTATCAAATTTCCGTTGGTATTTAACTTTCAACGACTTTCTATCAAATGAAACTATGCCTTATTACTACATCGTGTGGGTTCTTTGTTATGTGGCTACTAAGAAGCTACTACTGTTCCAAGGTAACTAGTTTCCGAATCCGTGAACTTTTGTTCACTTCATACTCCGCAGAACCTTCCTCTTCATTGTATATATATCTTCAACCCCCTACACCATTGCATGCCCTGTTGCCCGccactatttatttatttaattttttggaCGGGGAGCTATGGAGACAATTAAAAGTGCGCCCACAATGAAAATAGTTACACTTTTGTGGCTTTGTCAACTGCAGGCGCGTTTTAATTTCTTACTTTTCTCGGAAAGGGATAGAGGGGAATGTAGGTAGAGCTAGAGGTAGAGAAAGATACAAGTATGTTTGGTGGCTTGAAATGGGCAGGTTGACAATATTCGTGGTCGGAAAACTGCGTTTTTTATGGCTGCgttctggtttttttttcggctgaCCCCGAATGACCCCTTTTTCCGATTTAACAGTTTTCTTCTTACCTTGCAGGTCTGAAAGAAGGCGCCAATGTTGTTTTTGGCATTGATTGCCGATGTTTGGGCAttcgttgctgttgctgctattgTTGATATTGCCTGCGTCTGCTgcggttgttgctgcagcagcatttgttgttgctgccccGCCAGTGGGGCATGTGGCAGCGAAGTTTTAATGGCCACCGTATCCATATCGAAggctcttgttttttcccTCAAGAACTTTTTAGCacattgtgtttgtgtgtttttttttttttttgggctctTCTACAACTTCCGCAAAATGGGAAAGACACAAGAAAAAGAAGCCTGCAAGGGAAGTTGCAGCAACCCTTTTGGTGTTCTTTGGTAACCTCTTCGTTTTCTTTTCGTACGTGTTTGTACTTTTTGTACTTTTCGCACCTGTTTGCGTTCACTTAGCTAGTTTTTTGTAAGGTTTTTAGCTTTTCCGCAGCTTGGCtatcatttgttgttgttattgtggcTCTTTTGGCTTTAATGTCACGCTCAcaaaaacactcacacacacatacacattaGCAGACTGTTTGAAAGAGCAGCTTGGCTCTTATAGTGTTTCGTCTGATTTCCCTCGATTAATTCTTATAAAACAGTAACACACAGTTCACTAAAAAATACGTTTTGCTTTTCTCTTTGtttcacaaaaaaaatgcTTGGTTTCtttcgaaaaaatgttttgtttgttgttaaaccaaaaaaaatgttttgtttgaAGCTGCGACGGCGACTGAGCGAACGTCTTTCGAAGCCGAGAGCGCAAACAATACTAAACATTAAACTCCAAGCGAACATAATTTCCCGCGTTCGAAGTCGGCGGCTCAAGAGGGAAATTCCCTTGCTCTCGCGCTTTGGGGATATTTTCAAGCTGTTGAAGGAAAACAGCCAAAGCtgattgcatacttttgggtgCTGAATTAAATAGAATCTTTATACCAACTCGAAACGATCTAATGGCTAATGTTTGCAGTGTTAGGTGCTGCGTATTTATAAATctgaacaacaaaaagaattcgttttatttataaaatactATTCGTCTTAAGTCGAAGTCTAGTTTAAATATGATCCCAAACCGAGTTCGAATTTCTGAGCGGTGCCCAAAGGGGCGATGAGAAAATTACCCATGTGACAGGGGAAGTGTGCCCGTTCTCTCAAGCCATCTGGGTACTTCTCTCTCTGCAATAATTCGCCCGGCGAATGAACTTTCAGGCCAAGTCAACTTGGAGCTTGTCTTGGAAGACTTTATAGCAAAACCAGATATCTCCCAAGCACAGCTTGCTCGAAAACCCAGGCCCAAAGACAAAATGGCGGCTGTTAAGATCAGCgcaaagaaaacgaaaaaaggcataaaaaaacgacaaaaacaaaaaggcagATAGACAGAAAAATACGTAAATGAGAAAAAGGCACAGAGCGAGCGAAAAAAACACGTTTTCGGACTTAACGAGTTTTGTCGCAGTCGCTGTTCCGAAAtcaacatgcaacagcagaCAAAAAGGTAGAAAACCGAGAGAAACGCGTAtaacaacacaaaaaacattGTTATTGAGGTTGCCAAAGTGGGCTGTCCAAGAcgtggggggcgtggcagttgcGGGGGCAGATGCTGGCGTTGCGggctcttgttgttgttgctgttgctgttgccttgTAGCGGGTTCCTATGTAAAAGGTACAATTGCAAAGTATATGCTCGTGATGCTGCAGACCTGGAGGCAGTGGAAGCTTCTTTATCGtcttctctgttttttttgaCTTCTCCTTTTCCACGGCTTCCATCGGTTCATGGCCcattagcttttgttttggggACCAGTTTCTCCAGGGCTTTTCGACGATTCTGCGCCGAAGCCTTGTTTATGAGCCACTCGGGGCAGTCAGGAGAAGCATATTGCGCGCCAAAAGCCTCGAAAATCGAAGCCAAGCCAAGCGCATCTTCAAGATGGGAGCTTATCATTAAACAAAAGACGCGAGCTGGCCAAAAGCCGCTTAGGGACTTATTCGCCACCCCCCCCCTTCGGCCAAGAGCCGAGCGAATAATATATATCTTCTTGAATTTACCATAAATTGCCTATATTTTATACCAAGAAATGtgtcaaattttaatttataatttatgatGTTTTAGAAAACAACTAGAATTTTAGAAATCTAGTCGGTATATATTGACATAGCTTTTCGACTCTTTCATATTCCTCTGAGATTTCATCACCTCTTAGTTGGGCAGCCCAGCTGCCAATTGCGAATCCGGCTCAAACGTTGacgattatcataatttttgtgtAGATTGTGTAGATGCTGATCGTGCAGCAACAGTCGACAACAAATTGTGGCAATTACATGGGCATTCCTTGGACTCACAGAGCAAAACACATAAACACCTGCTGTTTTGTGGGttggctaattaaattaaaattcatttgccGCAGCTGCCAATTCGCCAAAATCACTTGTTGTCGCCTTCGATTCCCCTCCCCCATAGAACCGAGGAAACTCAACATTTGCTACTTCTCTCCGTTGCcataatttgcaattttccatGCTGCTGCCAACAGCTAACGGCCAACATCCATCAGATCATTATGGCCAGGTCAAAACTGGGCGcagtgggggcgtggccggctGGAAATGGGAGGAAGGTCGCCTCCAGTCACCGCAGCTCGGCAATACTTGATCTACATTAGATGGTTGCCCAATCGAGTTGGTTTCGCCTGGTTAATGCTAATAAAGCAGGTTAAGTTGCGCAGATCTGAATTGTTGGCCAAGAATTGGGTAGTTGCAAGCTCAAGTTTTGGGTTGGGGGAGAACAATCCAAATGTACGATAATTGGCTTAGAACTACCAGCAAATAGTACTTTATGTTAAGCCCTTGAAACTagcatttataaataattcttTTTCCCGAAAGAAgatgtgtatgtacatatgtatataaacatCAATTTGACTGTTGATCAAAAATACCGAGCACGTTCCTTGTACTTCGTTCAATTTGAAAAGCACCTGCATTTGCAGGACAGAAGTCCTTGCAGCTGAAATTGGAGCTTAAAAAAAGGGCAGATGGCTGCCTAAAATTTCGAAGATAAAACTCAACAAGTGATCGGGAAAGTAGGGGAGATACGTACGCAACGCTTTTAGAACTTGGCTGGCTGCCAGCCAATTTATGTGCACAAATTAACAAGCGAAAAGGAGAAGACAGGGAGAGAAAAAACGGCAGCATAAAGGCAATCAAAAGGCTGCCACATAAATTTATGAGCTGCGTCAGAAGAAATCCCCGCTGAGGCCAAGCAACTGGCGATAACAAGCGGGGATATCGGGGATATAGGAGATATAGGGGATATAGAAGATATAGGGGAAATCGGGGATGCCGGGCACATCGAGCTTATGGACGCGTGCTGCTCCATAAAAGGGGTTTTCAACGGGGGTCCGGGGATCCGGTGGCTTGGGGTTTCCAATGGGGATTTCAAAAGGGGACATCCAGGGGCCAGTGAAGGAGGAATCATCGCGCGCGCGTTCACCAAACCTGAAACCAGGAAAAGGAACCAAAGCTGGGTTCAAAACTGGTTCTTCCCTTCGCGGGAGAAGTCTCGTCTTTGCCTCgccgaaacagaaacagcaaacagcaaacagccaACAAGGCAACATGTCCTGCTCCTTAGCTAAATTTAGCACGAGCTGGCCATCAAGCTCAGCTGGCTTGAAACGCTGCCACAAAAAAGGGTTAAAGCCAAGTTaagaaaagttttttggaCTTTGTACGCAAGCATGTTGCTTTGCGCGCCATTTTTGCGCAGCAGAGAGGCAGCAAATAGTAAACAACagccaaatgcaattgcagttgGCCATCTAAGTGTGCAGTACATGTGTGGAGTAACAAATACTTAAATGTATAGCTGTGGGCCCAAAGTTGGACATTGGCCAACGAGGGCACTCACATCGCATCGCAGGAATAGAAGAGGTGATCATAAATCGAAGGATGCGCATTGCTGAGAATTATAAACAGCTGCGGTGTTTACTACTACATACTATTGAATctcaaaaaattatacaagTGACATAAAAGTGTTGTTGATACTGCAAAGAAAtccaaatataaaatatataagctTGTCTGGGgtatataccatatatactTGATAGTTACTACTAATAGGGCTTTTAAACCCCATTTAATCGGTCACTGCCATTttgttaatttgatttatttcagACCTATTCTCCATAGAAAATCCAGACTGGGCCTTGTTTGCCTCCACTCGATTCGGTTGGGCTTGCATGAGTACTCGAACTCGAGCTTGCttgtgttttatttgtttgtttggtttggtttccccgtttgtttgtctgcttctttgtttgtttgttttggtccGCGTTTGGCGCGTGTGCAGCACGGCAACTGTACCTAGATCAACAGCATTTGCAGCATATACTGCTTATACTGCAGTGTTGCAATGTGGCTGCTGTGCAGGCAGCCTAATTGACACGGCAGCAACATCGTCAGCATCATCGGCATCAATTAATAATAGCCAACGTCTCCCTTTCTCCGCTTTTCTCTGGAGACATTGTCAGCGTCGCCAGTCGCGACAAGCAGCATAAATTGCAGTTGCCATTACccagcatctgcagcagcagaagcatcTGCAGAAGCAACAGCGTCAACAAGTCAATGGCAAATTTATGTTTGACTCGTGCTCAAGTCAACCACTGCAGACTTGCTTTAAGTGAAAGATAAGTTGCAGTCGGAAAAAAGCTACTTCGACttcattttttgtataaaaacaagtcatttaaaaatctattttttcttaaaaaaaattgctCCAATATAACAAAGGTTATTTAACTGAAAATTCGGACTGTCAAACTTTTTTCTAAGTGCAGTCAGTTATCGGGAGCTTGGCCTGCCTGATTGCCTTCCTCTTTGCATCAACGATCCTCAGATGAAGGAATTTGATTACGTTTCAAATTTCACAAAAAACAGAGAAAGAGGATCGGGGAAGTTCCTTAGGATTTATCCTTTGTTCCTCCCAAATCGATAATCGATCTAAGGTTTTAGTGGCATTGTCCCTAAGAATCCTTAACTTTCTTATAATCCTATTAGTGAGgatttcattttcaaaagtCATTGTTGaataagaaataaatcattaaaCGTTGAGCATAGAGTTTTAGCACCACAACGATAAGGTAATAACGCAATAAAGTATTCAAACCCGTAAGCATTAGGACCTCTGGTTACTTTGTACGAAAGTAAGGGTTTCGAAACGATTTCATCCGATTAGTAGATTTAAGGGAATCAGGTACCAAAATGTTATAACATTGTTtcaacaaatttcaatttaaagtctacaaaatatagtttGATAAAATGATTTTCAACCAGTCCAGATATATAAAAGAGCCGATGTATAAATGATGCAACCGAATCATTCTGTCCATTGCAATGCCTTTCTCCGGATTAGAATGGGCGATCGGTGATCATCCCAGGGTTCCTTCTCCTCTCTTTCTCTCGGCTAATTATAGGGCCAATCAAAGCTCGATGCAAGTCAATTAAGAGATTGTCGAACAGCTTGCTGGATGGCCGATGGTGATCCGTGATCCATGATCGGGAGCTCGCCACGAGGATCCCCTCCTTGCTCTTGGCACCTCTGCTCCTCCTTTCCAGCAATGACGATTGTTACCTGACCAGGCgatatatatccatatatatatatatgtacatatggaGAAGGGAGTCCGGGGGAGCTGCCACTTTTGGGTGCAGCTGGTCAACCGGTTTGGCGCGTGCTTCTCGTGCTCCTCGTGCACCTCGTGCTCCTTTTCTCCAGTCGCCCTGTCTCACAGGTTTTCCATCTGACTTGTATTTTGCAcaaatgaattaattaaagaCGACGACGGGCCATTAAAAGAGCGTATTGGCGGGAAAGGGGAAGGGTAAGGGAAATAAAGATCAGCAGCTGCCTTTAGAAGTACTCCTTCTTCAGGCGAATGCGCTCATTCGATTTGCGTCGATTCGTCACGCCATCCGACTCGTCCATCATGCTCTCCAGCATTCGCTCTTGGCGAGGATTCAGGGCTGCCAAATGGATGTCTCTTGTGGCGCGGAAGTTTCCGCAGTTGAACAAGTGCTCGTTCTCCAGGCGCACGTAGTTCCAAATGAAGCGTCTGCGGGCAAAGCGGCTTACTACACTCAACAAAACAGGGACGCTGTTTGACTAGGCCACCATAATGAATTAGTTGGAAAAACGCATTCAATTCTCTTAGAATCTGCAGATTTCATACAAAACTTCGGGCAAAACTTCGAATAATATAAtaagaaaacttaaaaattgTTTCGAATTGAATGGCGTTCACCCGAAAAGGAGAAATCATAAAAGTGGTCTTTTAAGTTAAATGTTCGCGTTTTACCCCCGTCACCTTACCACTCCCTCTCACCTAGTGATCTCCAGGATACTGCAGATGGTCCTCATATTATGGGGAGTCATCAGGTTGTGGTACAGAATGGAGAATTCAACGGCCCACAAGAGCCGCAGCACCAGATTCTCTACGATCACAAAGTAGTAGAAGGCCTGTGGATAGACCAGTTGCTTTCTAAGGAATATACGCTCACCGCGCATAATCCTGAAGAGGCCAAAGTCGCGAATAACATCCCACAAATAGCAGTAGACGGTGGCCACCACGCAGCTCGCGAGGAATAGCCAGGTGTAGGGGTTGCTGAACGTATTGGCATATTCACCTGCGGGTGAGGATTTCAGGGTTTCAGGATTTGTGGGCTTTTGGTCAGGATTCAGTCGATCCATTTGGGGACAACGATTACCCTCCGTATTCCTGCGCAGCGTCGAGAAGAGGACCATCAGAAAGGTGGTTGAGTACTTTCCCGCATTGATCAAGTAGCTCACCGACTTGGAACCACTGTCCCTGAATCTTCGCAGGCACTGAGCAAATCGAAACCAGGCGGGCAAGCACATGGTAATCGGGACCATCACGTCCGGTTCAAAGCAGCTGTTCACCCGATCATATCGCAGCCAACTAACCGCATAGAACCTAACTGTATAATAGTGATCTACAATGCAGGACACCAGCGAATTCAGCTGATCGCCCATCCAGAAGTCGGCAAATCCCACGTAGTGCAGTGGAGCGGTGATCACGCGACCCACCAGCTTGATGGTCCACCACCTGGCTGGCCAGTTCATTATGGGCAGCGGCACCACCAGCAGGCCAACCATGATCAGAATGAGCCCCAGTGGAAAGACAAAGGGATCCGACACACCTATCAAGTCGTTGTACAGGAACCCCAACATGGCAAGGGCCCAAAGAATGCCGAAGGTGCAGGCAATTTCTAGAAATGTGGCCGGCTGCAGGTGACTTCTGGGGTCTATCTCAAAGATCAGGACGTGGTTGACTCCGGCCTGCTGCCATCCGGCAACATTGGCGGCCATGTAGAAGTTGAAAATCACCCAGGTGAATGGACCGCGGAACAGGCTCATCAGACCCGGGGTATGATCCTCCAATGGGGCTCGTTTCCAGTCTAAGGAATTGGAATGGGAACAGGGCGAATCAAAATATATGCCGGGCCACGTCCTACAAGCCAAAAATGTCCAGTATATCGGCATCTCAATGGATGCCCATTACCTATTCTTCAAGGGCTTAGATGATAAACCTAGCGCCCTAAGCATCTGATTTCTGGCATAGATATCATCTGGACATTACTGGGCATTGATGGATGAGGAATGGATATAACACTGAAAACATTATGGAAGCATTCCCATAACAACCTACAGCTGATGGCGGTGGCCACGAGCAGCATGATTAGCATGCCAAGAGCGATTCCCGCACGGAAGACCATCGATGGAGGAGTGGTCTGGCCCAAAGGCGGAACTCTTAGCTTTTCCATAGCCAGCGAGCGATCCCCATTCGCCAGATGGGCCGTGTACAGATCCTCCACCTCGATGGTCATGCGCTGCAATAGACGTCCATCCGTAAAGGGGGCATCCAGTATGTTCTCCACGAACCACTTGCCCGCCGCTTCGGATCGCAAATTCTTGTCGTACTTCTTGCAGATCTTCCGGAAACCCGTCTCGTTCAGCGACTGATAGTTTTGGATCAGCACCAAACTCAGATAGAACTCAGCATAGGCATATCTCAGCTGGCGAGTGGTCATTAACTTTTTTGGGCTCCTTTCGGTCCGTTGTGAAAGCGAGGAGTCACTGCCTGTGTGTCCGGGTTCCCGGGAGTAGGCCAGAAGGTTAAGCTTCAGGTGGCCATGCTTGCGTCGGGCTTCCAGGAGTTTTTCAAGAAAGAAGTTGTTCACCCCGGTCAGTTCCGATTGGCATTCGGTGAGGAAGGTCTCCTCAAAAGCCCTGTAATAGGCCTGAACTTCATAGTCCGAGGAAGTAAGCGGCGAGGGTGCGTTCTCCACGCCTTGTTTAATCAGCTCCTTGAGATCCTTATGGCGGCGTGATTAGGTTGGGTAGGtccacacacatatgtatatcgaAAGTTATCCAGCTTACCCCATATCGCATATACTGCTGGCGCCACTCGATCGTCAGGTGGGACTCGAAGGTCTTGCCAAACTTCATCCTCGGCTCGGGCAGGCTGACCCACCAAGCGTGGCTACAATATGGCTTAAACTAGCCGGATTTGTCAGGCTCTGAAAATTCTGACATCTTTCTCCTGACAGTACTACGGCCTAACTAAACTGTCACTCCCACTCCTACTCACTgcgtttaaaagtatgtataCTTAACCCTCAACTCTTTTCTCTTGGTTCGTTTCATATGCTATGATACTGAATAACGTCCCCTGCGAGCACTAATATTTGAACTTGTTCCGTATATTTTTAAGCACTCTTTGTTCCAGCCGGGAAATTAATTACTCTAGAACTGTCTGTCTGTATGTACAATACAGCGAACAGACCTTTGTGCAAACTCTGTTGCCCCAACTTCCTCGATTGTGAGTCACTTCCTCGATCTCATTATGCGTTCGCACGCTGTTCCTCGTGGATCGTCTTCCTGTCCGTCAGAAAATCTCCAACCAGGTGAGTCAGTTCAGTCCAAAGATCACGCTCTTGAAAGTTCGTAAGTTCCCGTCGAGCGAACCCGAAATTGCAACTCAACGAAGCCCACGATAACGATGACGATACCAAAACTCGCTTATCACGCGCTTGGCAAaggaaaactaaaatatatatttttattgccttACAGGGAGGGAAGGGAAAGGGAAGAAAAAAATGAGCTATTAAACCTGGGCTCGTCCGGGAATTGAACCCGGGACCTCTCGCACCCGAAGCGAGAATCATACCTCTAGACCAACGAGCCAAACACCCCATGTAAAAGTGAGCGGCGAAATAGCCAATACGAAGACCATGTTCTTAATCTGGCattgcaaaaacaacaagtgCGAAGAATTCTACGCCACACTTTCTTCGCGCTTGACTCTTCACATCTTGTGGGTCTTCTGGGGACCGCCCGAGGGTGACGATCAGCGACGCCTACGACCAGAGTGTCAATATAGACTGTCAACcgcaaaagaaaaccaaaaagaaagcaaaagaATGCCTGCAGATTCTAAAGAAGTCCTTGTTGTACTTTTACGCAGGCGCTTACGGCAAGAGATGGTAATTTATGGCCGTAGATCGATTAACTGCCCATAAATCTAAATACCGGCAGCCACAACCATAAATCAATTTGTGCTTTTATTCCTATTTGTATCATTTAACCTGAAGCTTTTTTTAGAAACTGGATAAACTCTGGTTTCTGATTGGGGTCACAGGGTAGCGCCCCTATGCGGCCAATACGAATTCCAGTTCAAATTCGTAATTAATTAGCCACCTGGGCGAGGcttgcagctagacaaattGTTCAGGGGTTTGGTCCAAAGCCCATTCTTAAggttttgtgatttttttcgTACCCCGTAAAGCGCTTCTTGCTTTTAGGTGGGGCCAAATCATTGGAGGTCTGAgaagaaatcaaaaaaaaaatgtgataaTTCCTCACTATTTACACTTTAAGGCTTGACATCGTTATTTATTATTCccaatttattaatttcactttatttcGATTTTACTGTAAACAATTTTCTAAATGGGAAAAGAAACATTAGCTGTTacgcaaatgaaaattgaGTCTTCCAAGTCCGTAATAGTAATGTACATATTAATAACGATTAATAACGAATTAACTAATGATTTTTTGTATGTACGTCAGTCAGCcattaaattacttttaataCTGATAATTTGCAATAATATGAGCGGACAACGCACAGGCAGCAAGTCCATCTTCACGCACTGGATGACCGTCTGGCGTCCATGACTCCTCGATTCCTGGCCAGAAAATCCAGTTGCTGCAATTTGCGCAATCAATCAATTAGGGGGGAAGATCGAAGATCCAAGATCGCATCCTCTGCTCCTCGAATGGCGCCAAAACGGAAGCTGATCGACCAGCAACAACATCCGATCGGTGTTGGGGAAAGATACACACACTTATCCATAGGTGGTGCGGCTATATTATGGTGGTTTTACCAACTGCTTGAAGCGGTCTCCACCCAATGCCAACTTCCGTTTTGATTGGGCTCACAATTGGCGAGCGCTGACAGACCATGAGCGGGCAATCTTGGCCAGAACTCCGCAACTTGTGCAACTTCCGCGCTCCAATTGTGCAAAGTATGGCATCGCTCAGGTGTAATTACAAATGTCAGTGCATCGCCAATCgccaattgccaattgccaattgGCAATGCGTAATTGGCTAATTGAATTGCATGCCAATGATCGTTGGTTCACTGATCTGCTATCTGACGACCAagcccacatccacatctacATCCACATCCGATCATCCATCTTTGCTATCTGCCAAACATCTCCAACATCAATCATCCGATATTCCCCACCCGAAAAACCAAGAAACTGTCTGCTCTTTTGTTTTCCCGGGTGGTCTGCTCCAATGCCCTCTGATCCCAACTTAGCTCCATTCTGTGGGTGGCTAATGGCCTAAACAAAACCCAGAGACCACACATTCGATATGCGCTTTTCttgcttttccatttcccaagaatacaaaacaaatacacgcacacacacacacacaataaGATGCGGGATGCAGAGATCGGGAACCTCCCAAAACCTAAAACCGAGTTGCCTCAGAGCATGGCCCAAAGCGCGATTTCACGACTAGAGACCGATGAAATCAAGTGGAATCTAGATCAGAAGTCCCGCAGGCTGGCGAATTATTCTTCGGCTTACCTGGGGGCTTCAGT
This region includes:
- the LOC120455374 gene encoding xenotropic and polytropic retrovirus receptor 1 isoform X4 produces the protein MKFGKTFESHLTIEWRQQYMRYGDLKELIKQGVENAPSPLTSSDYEVQAYYRAFEETFLTECQSELTGVNNFFLEKLLEARRKHGHLKLNLLAYSREPGHTGSDSSLSQRTERSPKKLMTTRQLRYAYAEFYLSLVLIQNYQSLNETGFRKICKKYDKNLRSEAAGKWFVENILDAPFTDGRLLQRMTIEVEDLYTAHLANGDRSLAMEKLRVPPLGQTTPPSMVFRAGIALGMLIMLLVATAISYWKRAPLEDHTPGLMSLFRGPFTWVIFNFYMAANVAGWQQAGVNHVLIFEIDPRSHLQPATFLEIACTFGILWALAMLGFLYNDLIGVSDPFVFPLGLILIMVGLLVVPLPIMNWPARWWTIKLVGRVITAPLHYVGFADFWMGDQLNSLVSCIVDHYYTVRFYAVSWLRYDRVNSCFEPDVMVPITMCLPAWFRFAQCLRRFRDSGSKSVSYLINAGKYSTTFLMVLFSTLRRNTEGNRCPQMDRLNPDQKPTNPETLKSSPAGEYANTFSNPYTWLFLASCVVATVYCYLWDVIRDFGLFRIMRGERIFLRKQLVYPQAFYYFVIVENLVLRLLWAVEFSILYHNLMTPHNMRTICSILEITR
- the LOC120455374 gene encoding xenotropic and polytropic retrovirus receptor 1 homolog isoform X3; this translates as MKFGKTFESHLTIEWRQQYMRYGDLKELIKQGVENAPSPLTSSDYEVQAYYRAFEETFLTECQSELTGVNNFFLEKLLEARRKHGHLKLNLLAYSREPGHTGSDSSLSQRTERSPKKLMTTRQLRYAYAEFYLSLVLIQNYQSLNETGFRKICKKYDKNLRSEAAGKWFVENILDAPFTDGRLLQRMTIEVEDLYTAHLANGDRSLAMEKLRVPPLGQTTPPSMVFRAGIALGMLIMLLVATAISYWKRAPLEDHTPGLMSLFRGPFTWVIFNFYMAANVAGWQQAGVNHVLIFEIDPRSHLQPATFLEIACTFGILWALAMLGFLYNDLIGVSDPFVFPLGLILIMVGLLVVPLPIMNWPARWWTIKLVGRVITAPLHYVGFADFWMGDQLNSLVSCIVDHYYTVRFYAVSWLRYDRVNSCFEPDVMVPITMCLPAWFRFAQCLRRFRDSGSKSVSYLINAGKYSTTFLMVLFSTLRRNTEGNRCPQMDRLNPDQKPTNPETLKSSPAGEYANTFSNPYTWLFLASCVVATVYCYLWDVIRDFGLFRIMRGERIFLRKQLVYPQAFYYFVIVENLVLRLLWAVEFSILYHNLMTPHNMRTICSILEITSQTASLFC